From a single Catenulispora sp. EB89 genomic region:
- a CDS encoding FtsX-like permease family protein — protein sequence MPTHRLVLSRLRRQLPTMSAVVALIVITTTLLAMLARFVSAAGDTAAQQALTSWRASGQLTAQLDSRPDPAQRSAALAALAEDTSALPHPTVTVAQVSTSYALPGKTATGDPPLMTFWAVDRLDQEAKLLAGAWPAKGAAAGPIQVAIPRTAADELKLAVGGQVTVVNRISGTAVRIAVVGIYQPIDASDHYWQLDPLGGAGVSRPQRASSGFLQYGPFAMDAAEFDRATAPVALSTLRAQISPDPAGIGEARIQRFSDQLTALVSTLKQDTRLGSATEASLGAPAQISELRHSLAVVASSALIPTVMLALLALCALVMSASLLVEYRAGTTVLMRARGAGAPTLAFQALLEALVFTVPAAVLAPFIAQAAVPHLFSGTSAAGSQAATWTASVVTAALCTATLVLTAVRGTNTDVLRSRNRRIAGATLRRGVLELGCVALGLLGYSQLRRYGAAGTPSADGSGTGINLVLVTAPAFALAAAALIAVRIVPLFGWLGQTAARRGRRFSFELGAWRAGRGGRIGTPALLLVVGVAMAVLSTSYSASWRRAQTDQGTFAVGSDLRASGYEQPGILVSGVGGQLPAGDSAMLVSRDVDTAGTSDTSVTVLAVQSDKVAGTVNLRPDLYPGGAAALAADLGSQPAARTLPIPGRPTGLALRVKATMPGLSTMIWPAGYLADTPTATLTVSVAGRLGQQAQASVAVPVDGREHDLTIPFDFGSGSVSGAGTGTGTGSAGTPAWPLALTAMSLDVSAPMAPQAVQELQGGPGTAQPTGGTMDSRFQLAVESARPIGADGQVGAPIPAPAAGTWTSLATAEQSVIGSTVSSGGAFLNLGTSLSTISAQGADTNVVVGYGTIPAVLTPHQVDNLPPVPVVASAAFLKATGQHVGDATKITVGTQSITGHIVGEIAAMPGVDHGVPAIMVDLGRWNAQTELATGSQVPDSTLEWWVRTAPGQGAATAAALQALDTPANVVASADTVRTLTTDPAQNGVRSAYLLAAAAAAAFALIDFLVHLIGAQRERASQNAVVRALGATRRQIAVASSVELAFLVGVGVVAGCAIGELLAHLLIPAVMVTRDGSPAVPPVVITDPWVPMAELAAVAVAALGLGVATVLSSSRRNAVGSMLRLGED from the coding sequence ATGCCGACGCACAGGCTGGTTCTCAGCCGGCTCCGGCGACAGCTGCCGACGATGAGCGCCGTGGTCGCGCTCATCGTCATCACCACGACGCTGCTGGCGATGCTGGCCCGGTTCGTCTCCGCCGCCGGCGACACCGCGGCGCAGCAGGCGCTGACGTCGTGGCGCGCGTCCGGGCAGCTCACCGCGCAGCTCGACAGCCGCCCCGATCCGGCGCAGCGCTCCGCGGCCCTGGCGGCGCTGGCCGAGGACACCAGCGCGCTGCCGCATCCCACCGTCACCGTGGCGCAGGTGTCGACGTCCTACGCGCTGCCCGGCAAGACCGCCACCGGCGATCCGCCGCTGATGACGTTCTGGGCCGTGGACCGGCTGGACCAGGAGGCCAAACTGCTGGCCGGCGCCTGGCCCGCGAAGGGCGCTGCGGCCGGTCCGATCCAGGTCGCGATCCCGCGTACCGCCGCCGACGAGCTGAAACTGGCCGTCGGCGGACAGGTGACGGTCGTGAACCGGATCAGCGGCACCGCGGTCCGGATCGCCGTCGTCGGGATCTACCAGCCGATCGACGCCTCCGACCACTACTGGCAGCTCGACCCGCTCGGCGGCGCCGGGGTCAGCCGCCCGCAGCGCGCCTCCAGCGGGTTCCTGCAGTACGGGCCGTTCGCGATGGACGCCGCGGAGTTCGACCGCGCCACGGCACCGGTGGCCCTGTCGACCCTGCGAGCCCAGATCTCCCCCGACCCCGCCGGCATCGGCGAGGCCCGCATCCAGCGGTTCTCCGACCAGCTCACCGCGCTGGTCAGCACCCTGAAACAAGACACCCGCCTGGGCAGCGCGACCGAGGCGTCCCTGGGCGCGCCGGCTCAGATCAGCGAGCTGCGACACTCCCTGGCCGTGGTCGCCTCCAGCGCCCTGATCCCCACCGTGATGCTCGCGCTGCTCGCCCTGTGCGCCCTGGTCATGTCGGCGAGCCTGCTGGTCGAGTACCGCGCCGGCACCACCGTCCTGATGCGCGCCCGAGGCGCCGGCGCCCCCACCCTCGCTTTCCAAGCCCTGCTGGAAGCGCTGGTGTTCACCGTCCCGGCGGCCGTCCTGGCTCCCTTCATCGCCCAGGCGGCCGTCCCGCACCTGTTCAGCGGCACCTCGGCGGCCGGATCACAGGCCGCGACCTGGACCGCCTCGGTGGTCACCGCCGCGCTGTGCACCGCGACCCTCGTCCTCACCGCCGTCCGCGGCACCAACACCGACGTCCTCCGCTCCCGCAACCGCCGCATCGCAGGCGCCACACTGCGTCGCGGCGTTCTGGAACTCGGATGCGTGGCACTCGGCCTGCTCGGCTACAGCCAGCTGCGCCGCTACGGCGCCGCCGGCACCCCGTCGGCCGACGGCTCCGGCACCGGCATCAACCTGGTCCTGGTCACCGCGCCGGCCTTCGCCCTGGCCGCCGCCGCACTGATCGCGGTGCGCATCGTGCCGCTGTTCGGCTGGCTCGGGCAGACCGCGGCCCGCCGCGGCCGCCGGTTCTCCTTCGAACTCGGCGCCTGGCGCGCCGGCCGCGGCGGCCGCATCGGCACCCCGGCCCTGCTGCTCGTCGTCGGCGTCGCGATGGCCGTGCTCAGCACGTCCTACTCCGCGTCCTGGCGGCGCGCGCAGACGGATCAGGGCACGTTCGCCGTCGGTTCGGACCTGCGGGCCTCCGGCTACGAGCAGCCCGGGATCCTGGTCTCCGGGGTCGGCGGCCAGCTCCCGGCCGGGGACAGCGCGATGCTGGTGAGCCGGGACGTGGACACCGCCGGCACCAGCGACACCTCGGTCACGGTGCTGGCGGTCCAGTCGGACAAGGTCGCCGGGACCGTGAACCTGCGGCCGGACCTGTATCCCGGCGGCGCGGCCGCCCTCGCGGCCGATCTGGGCAGCCAGCCCGCGGCCCGCACGCTGCCGATCCCCGGCCGGCCGACCGGCCTGGCGCTGCGGGTCAAGGCCACGATGCCGGGGCTGAGCACGATGATCTGGCCGGCCGGCTACCTGGCGGACACGCCGACGGCGACTCTGACCGTGTCGGTCGCCGGCCGGCTCGGCCAGCAGGCGCAGGCCTCGGTCGCGGTGCCGGTCGACGGTCGGGAGCACGATCTGACGATCCCGTTCGACTTCGGCTCGGGCTCGGTCTCGGGCGCCGGAACCGGAACGGGAACCGGTTCGGCCGGCACGCCGGCCTGGCCGCTGGCCCTGACCGCGATGAGCCTGGACGTCTCAGCGCCGATGGCGCCGCAGGCCGTCCAGGAACTGCAAGGCGGACCGGGGACGGCGCAGCCCACCGGCGGCACCATGGACTCCCGCTTCCAGCTCGCCGTCGAATCGGCCCGGCCGATCGGCGCCGACGGCCAGGTCGGCGCGCCGATCCCGGCCCCGGCCGCCGGGACGTGGACCTCCCTGGCCACGGCCGAGCAGAGCGTCATCGGCTCCACGGTGAGCAGCGGCGGCGCGTTCCTGAACCTCGGCACGAGCCTGTCGACGATCAGTGCGCAGGGTGCTGACACGAACGTGGTCGTCGGCTACGGCACGATCCCCGCGGTGCTGACCCCGCACCAGGTCGACAACCTGCCGCCGGTGCCGGTCGTCGCCTCGGCCGCGTTCTTGAAGGCCACCGGCCAGCACGTCGGCGACGCCACGAAGATCACCGTGGGGACGCAGAGCATCACCGGCCACATCGTCGGCGAGATCGCGGCCATGCCCGGGGTCGACCACGGCGTCCCGGCGATCATGGTCGACCTCGGCCGCTGGAACGCCCAGACCGAACTGGCCACCGGCAGCCAGGTGCCCGACTCGACGCTGGAATGGTGGGTCCGGACCGCGCCGGGCCAAGGCGCCGCCACCGCCGCCGCCCTCCAGGCCCTGGACACCCCGGCGAACGTGGTGGCCTCGGCCGACACTGTCAGAACCCTGACCACGGATCCGGCGCAGAACGGGGTCCGCTCGGCGTACCTGCTGGCCGCGGCGGCCGCCGCGGCGTTCGCGCTCATCGACTTCCTGGTCCACCTGATCGGGGCGCAGCGCGAGCGCGCCAGCCAGAACGCCGTGGTCCGCGCTCTGGGCGCGACCCGCCGCCAGATCGCGGTCGCGTCCTCCGTGGAGTTGGCATTCCTCGTAGGAGTCGGGGTGGTCGCCGGCTGTGCGATCGGCGAGCTGCTCGCACACCTGCTGATCCCGGCGGTCATGGTCACCCGCGACGGATCGCCCGCGGTTCCCCCGGTGGTGATCACCGATCCGTGGGTGCCGATGGCCGAACTCGCCGCCGTCGCGGTCGCCGCGCTCGGCCTCGGTGTGGCAACGGTCCTGTCGTCCAGCCGGCGCAACGCCGTCGGTTCCATGCTGCGCCTCGGGGAGGACTGA
- a CDS encoding penicillin-binding transpeptidase domain-containing protein, which yields MSALSKRTVIIATAVVVAAGGGTAVALSRSGSDGTPKTNAAADATRTVTTTPAPPTTSAAPSATDSATSTATPGMSGSPTPTAATPTSGASGASGDPGAFADDGTTPLTQFPSLVKFSQALAGSSHVVTTIDPKYQSAAASAVSAKPLSAMVVLQADTGKILAMASNGPADLAYHAARAPGSTFKVVTAEALLRGGLTPSSPAPCPEKDKNYPITNDETSTVNLQATLRWGFVHSCNTSFTGLFDQAANTPVSQESTTYFGLNQPWDLGLGATLYGVDGGATANVPQAKGQDFAAELFGQGAITMAPLNMASVAATVDAGQFHQPFLVPGTTATAHAQPLNGTVDADLKSMMREAVTEGTASGSFGSVSPPVSAKTGTAQANGGEDSWMIAFQGDVAVACLVEDGGYGDKAAGPEIAAMLNAANGR from the coding sequence ATGTCGGCTCTTTCGAAACGCACCGTCATCATCGCCACGGCCGTCGTCGTGGCCGCCGGAGGCGGAACGGCGGTGGCGCTGAGCCGGAGCGGCTCGGACGGAACCCCCAAGACCAACGCCGCGGCCGACGCCACGCGGACGGTCACGACCACCCCCGCGCCGCCGACCACCTCGGCCGCCCCGTCGGCGACCGACTCGGCGACGTCCACGGCCACGCCCGGGATGTCCGGGTCGCCGACGCCCACTGCGGCGACCCCGACGTCCGGCGCGTCCGGCGCGTCCGGGGACCCCGGCGCCTTCGCCGACGACGGCACCACGCCGCTGACCCAGTTCCCGAGCCTCGTGAAGTTCAGCCAGGCCCTGGCCGGCTCCTCCCACGTCGTCACCACGATCGACCCGAAGTACCAGAGCGCCGCCGCGAGCGCCGTCTCGGCGAAGCCGCTGTCGGCGATGGTCGTCCTGCAGGCCGACACCGGCAAGATCCTGGCCATGGCCAGCAACGGCCCGGCCGACCTCGCCTACCACGCGGCGCGCGCCCCGGGCTCGACGTTCAAGGTCGTCACGGCCGAGGCCCTGCTGCGCGGCGGGTTGACGCCGAGCTCGCCGGCGCCGTGTCCGGAGAAGGACAAGAACTACCCGATCACCAATGACGAGACCAGCACCGTCAACCTCCAGGCGACGCTTCGCTGGGGCTTCGTGCACTCCTGCAACACCTCCTTCACCGGCCTGTTCGACCAGGCCGCCAACACCCCGGTGTCGCAGGAGTCGACGACCTACTTCGGGCTGAACCAGCCGTGGGACCTGGGTCTGGGGGCGACGCTCTACGGCGTGGACGGCGGCGCCACGGCCAACGTCCCGCAGGCGAAGGGGCAGGACTTCGCGGCCGAGCTGTTCGGCCAGGGCGCGATCACCATGGCGCCGCTGAACATGGCGTCGGTGGCCGCGACGGTCGACGCCGGGCAGTTCCACCAGCCGTTCCTGGTACCCGGCACCACGGCCACCGCGCACGCGCAGCCGCTGAACGGGACCGTCGACGCCGACTTGAAGAGCATGATGCGCGAGGCCGTGACGGAGGGGACGGCGAGCGGCTCGTTCGGGTCCGTGTCCCCGCCGGTCAGCGCGAAGACCGGGACGGCGCAGGCCAACGGCGGGGAGGACAGCTGGATGATCGCCTTCCAGGGCGACGTCGCGGTGGCGTGCCTCGTCGAGGACGGCGGATACGGTGACAAGGCGGCCGGACCGGAGATCGCCGCGATGCTGAACGCGGCGAACGGACGCTAG
- a CDS encoding maleylpyruvate isomerase N-terminal domain-containing protein: protein MTQSTQSTNTRELYLAAAEVVAKLVAAPEVAAGWLEASALPKLSVQGLAGHLAGQIFFIPAMLAEPVPVEPVISIHEYYARVSWIGSDIDSPFNQAIRTGGEQDAAGGPGDLAERVATCVKELRATLPAAPDRAVRRPTWGPWSISFDDFVTSRLLEVVVHSDDLAYSVGIPTPEFPPAAVETVVDLLSRIALRRHGATDVLRALSRAERAPASISAL, encoded by the coding sequence ATGACGCAAAGCACGCAGAGCACGAACACCAGGGAGCTCTACCTCGCCGCGGCTGAGGTGGTGGCGAAACTGGTGGCGGCGCCCGAGGTGGCAGCCGGGTGGCTTGAGGCGTCCGCATTGCCCAAGCTCAGCGTGCAGGGGCTGGCCGGGCATCTGGCCGGGCAGATCTTCTTCATTCCGGCGATGCTGGCCGAGCCGGTTCCGGTGGAGCCGGTCATCTCGATCCACGAGTACTACGCGCGGGTGTCGTGGATCGGATCCGACATCGACTCGCCGTTCAACCAGGCCATCCGGACCGGCGGCGAGCAGGACGCGGCCGGCGGCCCCGGCGACCTCGCGGAGCGGGTCGCGACCTGCGTCAAGGAGTTGCGGGCCACGCTGCCGGCGGCGCCGGACCGTGCGGTACGGCGGCCGACGTGGGGCCCCTGGTCGATCAGCTTCGACGACTTCGTCACGAGTCGGCTGCTGGAGGTGGTCGTGCACAGCGACGATCTCGCGTACAGCGTGGGCATCCCGACGCCCGAGTTCCCGCCGGCGGCCGTAGAGACCGTCGTCGATCTGCTGTCCCGGATCGCGTTGCGTCGGCACGGCGCGACCGACGTTCTGCGGGCGCTGAGCCGGGCCGAGCGGGCGCCGGCTTCGATCTCGGCGTTGTGA
- a CDS encoding ATP-binding protein, translating into MEHESRPIPDFSALAPAVGAVVISVPADPDYLAVVRSACAQVGAKLSWGLAEVSDLRLAVDEACGLLLRHAVGARSDEEEANLRCRFAISPSSLRATVSLRAEGFASPDTQEFGWTIVTALVDDFTWNIDGATAHVEIVKNRTAAV; encoded by the coding sequence ATGGAACACGAATCCCGACCGATACCGGACTTCTCCGCTCTCGCCCCGGCTGTGGGGGCCGTCGTGATCAGCGTGCCGGCCGATCCCGACTACCTCGCGGTCGTCCGATCCGCGTGTGCGCAGGTGGGAGCCAAACTCAGCTGGGGTTTGGCGGAGGTCTCCGATCTGCGGCTGGCGGTCGACGAGGCGTGCGGGCTCCTGCTGCGCCATGCCGTCGGCGCGCGGAGCGACGAGGAGGAGGCGAACCTGCGGTGCCGGTTCGCCATCAGCCCCTCGTCGCTCCGCGCCACGGTGAGTCTGCGGGCCGAGGGCTTCGCCTCGCCCGACACCCAGGAGTTCGGCTGGACGATCGTCACGGCGCTGGTCGACGACTTCACCTGGAACATCGATGGGGCAACCGCTCACGTGGAGATCGTGAAGAACCGCACGGCGGCGGTGTGA